From one Misgurnus anguillicaudatus chromosome 2, ASM2758022v2, whole genome shotgun sequence genomic stretch:
- the mul2 gene encoding mitochondrial ubiquitin ligase activator of nfkb 1-A, with protein MEDFPIRTLEVVCVGSSLALSGLFYYIYKKKRKTVDRLNEAPQLALDENLADLLNATPGKCLQYVVIEGTVQPIGEPLRSQFQEGSVGVIQKLVLREHKLVWNSFARAWTDSERILHQRVNAVPFNLLGVNKAFVRVLCPLEATGPKMEIVHEKFHQASYGFTDLIGQYLSGEKPKGQLETEEMLKVGASLTAVGELILDTDRLPKLRPPTDGSEYFLSTEDFETLRLEQEGQAEVWRVLACVCTLAGVVVLLWAGRRYYRHLKLRWEQENMRRQFELMDARERGLEENSEDVQENACVICLSNPRGCVLLDCGHVCCCFRCYQALPQPNCPICRQIIKRVVPLYQA; from the exons ATGGAGGATTTTCCTATCCGGACACTGGAGGTGGTATGTGTGGGTTCGAGTCTGGCTCTGTCTGGTCtattttactatatttacaAGAAGAAACGCAAAACTGTGGACAGACTGAAT GAAGCTCCACAACTGGCATTGGATGAGAACCTGGCAGACCTTTTAAATGCCACACCAGGGAAATGTCTACAGTACGTGGTTATCGAGG GTACAGTCCAGCCTATAGGAGAACCATTAAGGAGTCAGTTTCAGGAAGGAAGTGTTGGTGTCATCCAGAAACTCGTCCTCAGGGAACACAAACTTGTGTGGAACAGTTTCGCACGCGCCTG GACAGACAGCGAGCGCATCCTTCACCAACGTGTGAACGCTGTGCCCTTTAATCTACTCGGTGTAAACAAGGCATTCGTGCGTGTGCTCTGTCCCCTGGAGGCCACCGGCCCCAAAATGGAAATCGTCCATGAGAAGTTCCACCAGGCTAGTTATGGCTTCACGGACCTGATTGGTCAATACCTGAGCGGAGAGAAACCCAAAGGTCAGTTAGAAACGGAGGAGATGCTGAAGGTGGGCGCATCGCTGACAGCTGTTGGCGAACTCATCCTTGACACGGACCGCCTCCCCAAACTCCGCCCACCCACAGACGGCTCAGAGTACTTCTTGAGCACGGAAGACTTTGAGACACTGCGACTGGAGCAGGAAGGCCAGGCCGAGGTATGGAGGGTACTGGCATGTGTTTGCACGTTAGCAGGTGTGGTCGTGCTGCTGTGGGCGGGCCGCAGGTATTATCGACACTTGAAGCTGCGATGGGAGCAAGAAAACATGAGGAGGCAATTTGAACTGATGGATGCCAGAGAAAGAGGGTTGGAGGAGAACAGCGAGGACGTTCAAGAGAACGCCTGCGTCATATGTCTGAGTAATCCACGAGGGTGTGTGCTGCTGGACTGTGGACACGTGTGCTGCTGTTTTCGTTGCTATCAGGCCTTGCCCCAACCAAACTGCCCCATCTGTAGACAGATCATCAAAAGAGTGGTGCCTTTATATCAGGCCTAA